From Corynebacterium frankenforstense DSM 45800, the proteins below share one genomic window:
- the ruvX gene encoding Holliday junction resolvase RuvX — translation MKESVDTPGVDDPGRGRRIGVDVGTVRIGVAASDSDGSLATPVETVARVSGLADLRAAGQAPAAADFPDVARVAEIARGYRAVEIIVGLPRNLSGHGSTSVHHARAFAAVLAALLPGVPVRLADERLTTVAATTALRSSGVSARRSRGVIDQAAAVEILQTWLDGRRTYLARETTAASASDAERPARPAPSPADLARRNRKTTEE, via the coding sequence ATGAAGGAGAGCGTCGACACCCCCGGGGTGGACGACCCCGGACGGGGTCGCCGCATCGGCGTCGACGTCGGCACCGTGCGCATCGGGGTCGCCGCCAGCGACTCCGACGGCAGCCTGGCCACCCCCGTGGAGACCGTCGCCCGCGTCAGCGGGCTGGCGGACCTGCGCGCGGCCGGGCAGGCACCTGCGGCCGCCGACTTCCCGGACGTGGCCCGCGTCGCCGAGATCGCACGCGGGTACCGCGCCGTCGAGATCATCGTCGGCCTGCCGCGCAACCTCTCCGGCCACGGCTCGACCAGCGTGCACCACGCCCGCGCCTTCGCCGCCGTCCTCGCCGCCCTGCTGCCCGGGGTCCCCGTGCGGCTGGCCGACGAGCGATTGACGACGGTCGCGGCGACCACCGCCCTGCGTTCCTCCGGCGTGAGCGCACGCCGCTCACGCGGCGTGATCGACCAGGCGGCCGCCGTCGAGATCCTGCAGACCTGGCTCGACGGACGCCGCACGTACCTGGCACGGGAGACCACCGCGGCGTCGGCAAGCGACGCAGAACGCCCGGCGCGTCCCGCGCCGAGCCCCGCCGACCTCGCGCGGCGCAACCGAAAGACGACAGAGGAGTAA